gagggcggagagaaggtcggagatgtgcttcttgtctttagcctggacgccccagccccatgacgccggagcatccacaataagacgtccggtgtacttcggtaggggggcactcgcatcatccctaacataaaaccattgcgaatgccatcccttgttggatgtggccagacgcatgtacgggtaacccttcgaccgggtatggcgcaggtgaatgctggcacaccccatcggcgcatctacctctttccccccaatcttcctcttcgacagactaacgctaaagaaataccaccacagatcaaaatggggatcgatccccaggaaaccctcgcacaaggcaacaaacgctgccatatgctgtatcccattgggagttagatgctgcagctctacctcataataatctaatagcccccgaagaaatctatgcgcgggtaccccgaatccccgctcatggaagagggcaaaggagacgacatacccttcgggcggcaccggctcaccctcgtcgccaggaagcaaccactcctggacggcggattgtgggcggagaaggccacggcggacgaggccctccaaacgccgggaagtgatgcttgatctgccccacaactccattgaagcagtaggggggaagggcaggcgcgagcttaacggcggctggaacacgaacgcaggccggttgacggtggcgatgcgggcgtgaGAGGTTaggaagattggcggcggatgtctcagaacgcaaaggaaggggagcgaaatacggaaccctgggggcgaaccctgcGGTTTTATAGGTGGCGAtggacacgagaagggcaaccggCCGCCTCGATcttcgggcctgccacgcgcgccaccgcgtcacatcgcgggacacgcgcccgcagtccctatcctctcaccccaaaaatctcggcggacggttcgccttccccaaacaaatccggactctctacccaccggggaagcgcaggccacaaaggcctgttcttttctctttggcccacctagggcccagaaactcgccggccggcccaactaagaaggaatccgCGAACGATCCGCCATCAAGGGCAGAAGCGCCAGTTGGGACAGCTCCGAATCAGTCTCTAGCgaacgggacgccacgacccactcaGAAAAACACCCAGTTAATGTAAaattaagtccttcagccttacccacgaaggggccgGTACAAACCCCCGGGCGACTCAACTcaagtcacccgggggctcgggggctacacccatcgggtgcgctcgcgtgcaccctccggcaaattagcttcaactaaatcaaaaaacaccctccaggcggttctacccgaatcacctagagtctcgggggctactgtcggggacctaataccagggtacccccgggggtggaaccgataaccaccaaatgtaaaaaactcctggacgcataagggcgccatgtcatcccttgttcgagtgacaggagtccggttctgcctcgcccgacacctttggacgggctcggtctcacccgagggccgagggataaactccgtctcgcccgacgccttgaggacgggctcagtctcgcccgagggctgagggatgagttccgtctcgcccgatcccagaggggtggggtcagcctcacccgacgcctttgtgggataacactgcctcgccccaaaggctcaaggctaacctccatctcgcccgacgcctatagggcgggctcggtctcgcccgaaggctaagagatagattccgcctcacccgatcccggagggatagggttagcctcgcccaagagatagggattggcctccgtctcatctgacggcccagaacgagcctcgccctgatcgatatctatccttgataacgatgggtacaggacgagacaagacgttcgggtcaaccatggctccaacgaccataccctgcgccctgacaggaaaagaactgccagggaacAACAGGACTAATGCTTTAGACctttccgggcgccgcagagcccaaaaggtattacaggtgcgtgcacctcactctgtagagttgtaggcgccgccttcagctctgggacacggaacccaacgaagatatacggcaaccgctacgctccaagaacggatttgctatctccacgaacgacggatactccgtcaccgcgctgtggacccaAGGGAGCAGGGGGCCcccttcccgacccctcaggtcctccaggtcagagagccttggccacggcgctacaccggaccccgaccccgtattctcccaacaagaatcatggccagaaggcgtgtggagcaaggctgggggaggctcctaagtcaaaaccactgtattaGAACCCATACCCtaggggcagcatgctgtgactaatcggacatcctacagagatatcGACAATATCGTGAGCACTTATCTCCctgcgcactcatcagaatgggggacctgaccaggtagacatgagccacaaggctaagtagagtCCGCTttctggagccctcacccttgtaaagccagccccttcatctataaaaggggaggcacatcctccatcaaagggacggggaaaaaataggaccgaacaatagaacgcactcacacacattcaagcagctacgaagctcttgaccacctttcaatccttcgatcagagacttgggaccagtccctctctcggtagtttgtatcccttactacagatcgtttacggtgctaataacacaagcagcaacaaactggacgtagggacgttccgcccgaaccagtataattcctgtgtcctttagcgcaccatccgaacctaacgcgcattactataaatttacttgccggtgcttgtacgaaacaccgacaatatcgATCCTAACAATGGCATAAGAGCCAAGGTTGCCTCtgtatccctaaccctaaccgggtaaaagtaGAAAGGAAAACCATCGCCACCGCGTGGGGAGAAAAGATGATAGCACCGCTGTTCTACATCGGCGCACGGCAAGAACAGAAGAGATCCgtgtttggatcaaagaaagaaaggaagaaaagaaaagaacaggggtcggcacacgaaccctaaccctaaccctaatccccaccttCGGTTCAGGAAAATAGATATCAGTCCAAatcggaaaaagaaaaaggggaagaagggaagagattcggatgaactctgaaaaggaaaagaaatcaaaagaaaatgaaaccctaaccctaatttgtaaccccatcccaaatcgggttaatcccaaaagaagaaggggaagggaagaGATTCGGAACCCTAACCCCCTCATCCCAATCGGAATCAAacccgaaaagaaaagaaatccaaATCGGATCAATCCGCTCAACcgaaaagaaaaacagaaaagaatcaaagaagggGAAGGTCGGattccgaaccctaaccctagatctagaccTGATTCGCATGAACTAAAGGAAATGGAAAATCTCACCACTGTATCGCCGCCGGGCGCGTGCTCATGAGGCTGAGAGAAAGAAAGTTGAAAAGAAGACGGGAGATCTAGGGTTTTAGGGTTTCGGGAGCTCCTCGCCGTGGGGGAAAAGGGTGCCGCTGCTAGTCCTCTCGACGACGGTGCGCTCACCCGCGTGGGGAGCACACGCGCCGGCGAAGGGGCCGGCAACGGCACCAGTCGCTCAGTCACCGCTGCTTGCTCTCGGTCACCGTCGCTacttgctggctgctgctgcgctGAGGAAAGAAAGCAGAGcaaggcgaagagagagagagagcaactgAAAATGAGTTAGGGTTTCCTCGGGGGCGCGCAGCGTCGCGTTTTTTATTCCCAGCGAAATGCGCTCGTGGCCGTTGGATCTGGGCGGACGACTCAGATCGAGCGGGCCAGCGAtgtggcccaggcgggcgcgcgcggccgagtcgctttgccggcctaggccccgGTTGCGGCCTAGGTGCGGCCGAGCGCCAGCGCAGAGCCGTGGGCCGAACCGATTTTGGCCGTTTTGGGCCGAGAAAGAAAGAGATAGAGCCTGTTTACATATTTTCTTTTTCCAGGAAAAATGAAAAatggaaattggctcaaaagaaaatagaaaaagaaatttttccctgtgggtaaaattcaagaaattgaatgaaagttttttccgctgctaaagaaaatattgattctctagttattttgaaccaatgtggtatttaattagagaaaaagagattttttccgctgctaaagaaaatattgattctccagttattttgaaccaatatggtatttaattggagaaaaagagatttgacatgattatgatgttgttattttctgaccaacgttgttaataacaatatcataatttttaatgatttatgcattaattctacttctgcccaacggtgatgtagaattagtgtataagaagagttgtaaattttaatgatttatgcattaattctacttctgtccaacggtgatgtagaattagtgtgtaagaacaattgtgaaagttaatgatttatgcattaattctgtTTCTTCCCaatggtgatatagaattagtgtataagaataattgtatgttttgattttgaccaacgttggaatcaaggcatgcaaatggtgttatttttatgttaagaaaagttttgacctggtttttatcttgtctaaggtggattgggtagtcacctcaccgtgttccactgagatcatggcaccggtgagggagacaaaagagaatgatgccacttgggcaactaaagaaagggatttttCAATCCCAAAAGATATCCAATGGCTTTTGAGCATAGTAAGTGGGTCACTAcaaataagaaatgtttggctgtgataaagaacatgattgaacctgcaattgtgggctcaatcctagaatgtgacacggtcaccgagtacctcgatagaataaagagtcagttcactagctcttcaaagacatatgccacTTAGCTAATAAagcagctggtcacagagtgTTAATCTAAAAAGGTGGCAtacgagagctcacgatgcgttgtcgaaattatggcactgtcgtttaggccatatttcaaggggggaGAATagaagacaagttaagaatgatattcttcctccattagagctatcagattaagaacaatgcagagaatgcataaaaggaaagtatgtaaagaaagatgacaaacgaaacacaggaattttacagattatccaCACTGACATATGTGGTTagctttcctgtaaagagtgtggatggtaatgattcgttcataacattcacaaatgattactcccattatggctaaatttatccaatcaaagaaagaacagaagcattggataaatttaagatattaaagatgaAGATAGTTAGGTCTAACCGTGGGGGGTACTACGGttggcataccctaaaagaatgacaTAGTAGCTCAAtattctataccgggtgaacctcagcagaatagagtagctaaaagaatcaatcgtgccatgatggatatggtgggcagtatgataagttactccaccttacagttgagcctgtggatggaggcgttaaaaaccccattcatattctcaaaagagtaccaagtaagtcggtgcctaaaacaccgtatgagttgtagacagaaagagtaccctcactaaaccacttacgtgtgtgtgggggagccctgctgaggctaaagtatttaacccaaacattgggaagttatatcccaaaatagtaagttgccatttgtttggctacatagaaaagtcaaaaggtttttgtttctactgtccagagagacacacaaagtttgtggaaacgagacacgctgttttactagaggatgaaaagatgaggggagagcatggtagctcgagaaattgaccttgaagtaaagcgggtgtatgcgtccactctaatgattcatgagccatttttctcactacctgctatagctgcaccgataatgctagatactgtggtgctAGCATCtgtgttatcccacctgtggcaacaatgaataacGATGAGGAATCTGTTCTTtaggattctatagaacctattgccacacatgagggggagcaacaatcagcctcaaatagaagatgtgccaaatgtgaaggcccctagtaggtctcaaagagttagaaaatcagctatttctgctgattatgaagtgtataacactaaggaatttcaaatggaggatgatcccacctcatttgaagaagccatgagaagtgatcattcatcaaagtggcttgaggaccattgaagatgaaatgaaatcgatgaatgtcaataaagtttgggatttggaaataattcctaaaggagtcaaaacagtaggcttataaatgggtctacaagactaaacatgactctcaagggaatatagagacatATAAAGTGTGACTTATAGAAAAagactttatgcaaagagaagggattgattacaatgagacctttttctcctagtctcatgtaaagtttccttcagaatcataatggcattagtggcacattacgattgagaattacatcagatggatgtaaagacggcatttctcaactggagacttggaggaaaatatttacatggcacaaccgaaaggttttgtcatggaaggaaaagaacaaatgggatgctgcctaaagaaatccatttatggattaaagcaagcttcaagatagtggtacttgaagtttgatcagtcaataaagaattttgggttttaaaagagaatatagaggacaattgtgtctatgcaaagtttaagaattgaaagtttatcttccttgtcctgtatgtagatgatatcttacttgctagtagtgatgtcaattTACtataggagacaaagaagttttgtcctcaaaacttgatatgaaagatcttgacgaagcctcagttcgttctagggatcgagatttcACCGAGATAAAGAAAAAGGGTATAATgattgtcacaaaaggcatacatggaaaagatcttaaagaaattcagtatgcagaaatgtagtccctcacctgctcctatagtcaagggcgaacagatatggggatttttaataccctaggaaccaatatgagctcaatcgataaagtaaaagtggttccatatgcttcagctgtcggaagcttgcaacatgctcaagtatgtacgcgccctgacttgacatttgttaccgggttttacttggcagattccaaagcaattctagaatagaacactaaaattagtaaagaaagtgcttgcattatttgcaagaaacgaaaggcctcatgatgacatatagaagatctgattcactccacatggtgggatattcatattctgattatgcgagagtgaatgcatatccagacgtgggattttctatcatctcgcaaaggggagctattttatggaaaagctcaaagcaaactgtcactacatcgtccacaatgtatgacagtttatagcgtgttatgaggcaacgggcaggtgaactaactaacgaagttcatacccggtttgaaggtggttgacgacatctatagaccactaaagtaatactacgaattataatctggcagtacaggatgctcacaacataagtcaagtggtgctgtcaaacacattgacatagagtattatgttgtgaaagataaagtctgggatcaagtcataagtcttgagcatataagaacataaaggatgctcgcggatccacttacaaaaggcttaccacccaacatgttcagaggacatggtgttTAGAGAATATAtagctagcttgggtttaagggaaagcctaaaatattcctagacaaaagaaggcccaaagataagtatctatttcagaacagagtagtgagttgtagctgttaagtctatcgacaatggaccgtgacgatgagacatgctctatgagctaatctgtaatggaatgaacaaaagcaaatgatatgaaagtgaaagatggaatgagatcaagggggagaatgttagttgatctccactaataggcccaacggcctattgggcccttatctCTGCTCCCTAATCGGGGGAGTCcaaccctaatccggttggtgggcccctgtcgcacagcacacataaaaggaaggtgggggtgagggctcggactgCGAGGTAGAACGGAGCCACCACCCACCTAAAgagaaaaccctaatccgatcctaaagcgtgctgccagcgacgggatgagccCGCCACCACCACTGTCGTCGCCTATGCAGGTTCTCCGACGCCCCACTGTATCACCACCTCGCCTCCTCACCACCACGCCGAGCACTGGCGTCCGCGAGGCTGCATCCAGGGCGGCATCGGCGTCCACGCTGCCGCTGCGGTGAAGCTCCGCAAGGTCGGGGAGCCTAACTACGGATCTATGGGTTACACAGAGAGGTATACACCATATCAATCCTAATAGACCCCCGTCCCCTCGATTTCAACGGACGGGCGTGGCCTCGAATCTAGCGAATATTCCCTATCGGGGACGGACCCGACCCAGCTCGTCTCGCATCCAAACACCTCTCCAATTGGGATCGTCCCATCCCATCCCCCTACATCCCCTCAACCAAACACACGGTTAGGCTTCTCAGGCCTTACATACTTGGGCATGGGCCGGCCACTATGATCCTATAAGTGGGTCATGAATTTGAAACTATGGTTGTGTGGGCTGCAGTGCAGTGGCTGTCTACTCCTGCTCGCCTTTAGACTTTAGAGCGTTCCCAACGGGGTTTCAAATAGCTAGTGAGAAATATTTTTCATACTATCAGAGAGATTATAAGAAATCAACTCGCTAGCGTCGAGCAGAACGCTAGACTCGCACAGTCGCGCAGCTCCTTGTACAACCTGTGTCTACCTCTCTTCTTCGCTTGTTTTGTCTCTCGATGCTTCTCTTTTTTTATTTGATCTATGTGCATGTCGTTGGCGATTCGACGGAGGCCACTGCAAACGCTCTTAGAGCCCGCCAGTACAATAATTGACTTATAGTTAAATAAATATTGATGCGGAGgatgggagagaagagagagacaaGCAACAAGCCAGAAGCAGAAGCACACGCTGTTCTGTGTCCATACATTAAGTGGATGTTAGGAGGACGAGTAAAAAAGGTGGATATGGtaaaaataacaaatttaaaAGTTTAGTATTATAAACGTAAGAATGTACTTATATAGTTTGGCTCTCATGACACTTGAAAAGCTGCCGCTGCGGGGCAGGCATCATGCTTGCCGCTCCCCGCGTGCTTCACGTTTGCTCCTTggctttcattttcattttcagaaGGGAGGAGCCACGTGAACACCGAACACACCACCGCCTTTGATGCCATCTGTCAGAAGGACTGACTGCAGCCGTGCAGCGTATTGCTTCCACCTTTTAAAAAAGAAAACTGGGATCTTCGCTCGAATTTCGTGTTGTGTGATGTTGATACGTGTTTCTCTAAAACTACTAGTATACTAGAAGTCAAACTTAATATTGACAATTCTTTGAAAAACAAGAGTTTGTCATGAAACTACCCTAGATCAAGCCAATATTTATCATCATGGCCACAATCTTCCTCTATTTTTTTACAGAGCTTGACATGAAATTCCTTCCCGGTGAAGCTCGTCATTGTGCTCTCGATCTTTGCGAAAGCGTGCACCAACACAGTGGCAGGAGGCAGCCTTTGGATGTCGGCAACTGCAAAGCTGCCACTGGACTTGGACTCCTCCATCTGTGTGTGCTGAGGATCGGATGCGTTTTGGGACGACGAATCCCGTTTTGAAACCGAGATCCAGCCTTGTTCTACAAGTCCTTTTCTTGGTCCGCAATTCAGCATGGCCCGAGCTATCATTTTTTGTTTGTTTGGAAGAGAACATGAACATTGATGGGGCTGGCGTGTTGTTTTCCAAAGCCTAGCTTCTCGGACGGGGCCATGCGGTCGGATTTATGAGTGAGGAGAGGACGGACGGGAGACCTGTCTGTGACGCCGGGTCGGCCATGAATTCCGGTGACTGTCTATCCTTTTGCAAGACATGGATGTAACCCTCATTCATGGGAATGGCCGCCCGTGTTTTCGTAAGAGAAAAAGTCCGTTTTTACCCTCCAACTATGACAGCAGTTTGGTTTTAGCCCTCAAACTACAAAACCAGACACCCGCAGTCCATGAACTGTGTAAACCAGATAGAAACGGCCCAATACCGCGGTCGTCGCGGGTTGACCGGGCGCAAACCGCCATTGCGCCGGCGCGAGGGCCGTTTCTATCTGGTTTACACAGTTCATGGACTGCGGGTGTCtggttttatagttgaagggctAAAACCAAACTGCTGccatagttggagggccaaaaaCGGATTTTTTCCTTTCGCAAGCCACGACTGTGGGCCTGATCGGCTGGGAGCGgatggctgggctggctggccagccctctCACATAAATACTGTTCACacgaaccagccaacagtacttatCCCTCACGTAAACGAATCAGACTATATGTAGCTGTTCCTGGCGCGCTCTCTCTCCCTAGCTTCAGGAGAATGAGCTGAAAATATTCAAACCCCACGCCACGCACGTCTCTTCCCACGCAAGGAAACCTGACAACGCTGGCCCCACCCGCAGCACCCACGGTCCCACCGCAAGGACCAAAAATGATTTGTCCATGTCCGGCCGGAGTACTGcacagagaaaaaaaaagagcgAGGAAATCGAAAAGGAAAGCCGTGAAAAGTCGCGCCCGGCCCAGTGGACGACGCCCACCCGAGCCCTCCGTCCTCCTTCCGCCCCGCCACACCCACATCGGCCTGGCCCGGGCCCACGCGCGGCTCTACTAGCTAATAAACCCCTATAAAACCCCTCGGCCAGTCACGGCCGCTTGCCAGGGTCCGTCCGTCCCTCCCTCCCATCTCATCCCACCAAAGCTCTCAATGACAGCCATGCCCCACCGCCTCgtccccttcctcctcctcctcgccgcggccgccgccaccgGAGCCGGCGCGGCCACCCCGCGGCAGCTGTTCCTCGTGAGCCAGCCGCCCGTGACGCTCACCAACCACCACGGGCAGCTGCTGACGGGCAACTACTCCGTCAACCTGCTCTGGTACGGGCGCTTCACGCCGGCGCAGCGCGCCGTGCTGGCAGACTTCATCCTGTCCCTTTCGGGGTCTGGGTCGGGGCCGGCCTCCGCCTTGGTGCCACCGTCCGTGGCGTCGTGGTGGGCCACGACGGCGCGGTACCACCCTGGCGCGGCGCGGCTGTCGCTGGGGCGGCAGGTGCTGGACACGTCGCTGTCCCTAGGCCGCCGCCTCTCGGAGTCGTCGCTGGCGTCCCTGGCGGCGCGCCTGGGCCCGCACCGCGGCACCGTGGCCGTGGTGGTGACCGCGCCGGACGTGCTGGTGGACGGGTTCTGCCTCTCCCGCTGCGGCCTCCACGCGTCGGCCACAACCACCACCTCAACCTCCACCCCGAACGCCACCACCAACGGGCGCGGGCACGGCCGCGGGCGGTTCGCGTACGCGTGGGTGGGCAACCCGGCGGAGCAGTGTCCGGGGGAGTGCTCGTGGCCGTTCCACCAGCCGCTGTACGGCCCACAGCAGGCGGCGCCGTTGGTGTCCCCGAACGCGGACGTGGGGATGGACGGCACGGTGATCACGCTGGCGACGCTGCTGGCGGGCGCGGTGACCAACCCGTACGGCGGCGGGTTCTTCCAGGGCCCCGCGGAGGCGCCGCTGGAGGCCGTGTCGGCGTGCGCGGGCGTGTTCGGCGCCGGCGCGTACCCGGGGTACCCGGGCCAGGTGCGCGTGGACGCCGCCACGGGCGCTAGCTACAACGCCGTCGGAGTCGCAGGGCGACGCTTCCTGCTGCCGGCCATGTGGGACCCTGAGACAGCGCAGTGCTCCACGCCGCTCGTGTAGCTGTGGGAGTGGAGACAGGAGCTAGAAGAAAAcgtttctgaattctgatggtagGATTGAGAGTGTTGCGTGGTGTCCGGGCGTCTGCGGACTCCGGTTTCTCCTGCTCCCATTGTGAATAGACCCCATTTCGTTTCGTTCGTGGCTGGAACCttgaaaaaccaaaaaaaaatgttGGAAAGAAAATCACCTGCACACGGCATCGTCATCAGTAATCCTATCCTAAATAAAAAATACTGACGGTAGCGTGTAGGCTGTAAACGATGGGAGAATTATTTAGTTTTGGTACGAGAGAAATACTATTCTAATTTATAATTTATTATCGTATACGACCAAGTTCTCGACGTGCCTGAGAAAatctttttgtgaagaagaatgcCCGTGGTTgtcttagggcgcgtttagttgctcCAAAGTTGGCGCCGACTGAAATTTCGAGTCACCGTAGCgtactgtagtatttcgtttgtatttggtaataatttgtttgtatttggtaataattgttcaatcgttgactaattaggctcaaaatattcgtctcgcaaagtacaactaaactgtgcaattagtttttgattttatcaacatttagtactccatgcatatacgtaagtttgatgtgacggggaattttctttttgcatagtgccaaagtttggattttgggtaaggccgcgtttagttccggcCCGAATCGGCGCCGTCGGAAACCAGTAGACagtagcgcactgtagcattttcgtttgtatttggtaataattatctaaacattgactaattaggctcacaatgttcgtctcgcaaagtacaatcaaactgtacaattagtttttgatttcgtcaacatttagtactccatgcatgtactgcaagtttgatgtgacggagaatcttctttttgcatagtgtcaaagtttggaatttggtggaactaaacgtggcctcgGGCCCGTTTAGTTCGCCCGAATTCGGGCGAGGAGTCCAGAATTGAACAGTGTTTCGACCTTCTTTAACTAAACAGGCCTACAAACTTTGGACAGCCCAAATTCGGCCGTGGAcgtatgaaaggtcctaatatggctagaggggggttgaatagcctatttaaaaatctacaaattaactagagcaatttgattagtgtgacaaatagcgtaagcaaacttgctctagctctacaagggttgcaagccacctattcaacaattctagttgcaatgattacttaggcatacaaacttgctatgtaattactcactaagagctctcaaccttgctactctaaagagctcaactagatgaatataaataataaagcaagctctcaattctaattactctaaagagcttgtgtcaactagtttgcaagaatgtaaataagtgagtaaggtgattataccaacgTGTAAGGGATGAACCaaccacaagatgaatatatagccaatcatcgggagaat
This DNA window, taken from Miscanthus floridulus cultivar M001 chromosome 13, ASM1932011v1, whole genome shotgun sequence, encodes the following:
- the LOC136501399 gene encoding protein EXORDIUM-like 2, with product MTAMPHRLVPFLLLLAAAAATGAGAATPRQLFLVSQPPVTLTNHHGQLLTGNYSVNLLWYGRFTPAQRAVLADFILSLSGSGSGPASALVPPSVASWWATTARYHPGAARLSLGRQVLDTSLSLGRRLSESSLASLAARLGPHRGTVAVVVTAPDVLVDGFCLSRCGLHASATTTTSTSTPNATTNGRGHGRGRFAYAWVGNPAEQCPGECSWPFHQPLYGPQQAAPLVSPNADVGMDGTVITLATLLAGAVTNPYGGGFFQGPAEAPLEAVSACAGVFGAGAYPGYPGQVRVDAATGASYNAVGVAGRRFLLPAMWDPETAQCSTPLV